From the genome of Acidobacteriota bacterium, one region includes:
- a CDS encoding DUF169 domain-containing protein, with protein sequence MRSRIAQEIEFVHEPVAVLFTDVRPSGAAQFKERRWGCVMEMLAFAARGYTAVFDRNTTGCVGGRTGLCFGDGYEKSRDIARFLSTGGGKRGGGGLRFIKSPALAKEFLAGLPIEDIPETFVVFKALSKVDGRRERPRVVVFLANPDQVAALTTLANYDRPGGDAVVVPFASGCQSICLLPFHESKGKAPRAVLGGMDLSARPHLDPGLFTFAVPAPLFRRMEANVSGSFLEQDLWKRLRKRGERRAR encoded by the coding sequence ATGAGGAGCCGAATCGCGCAAGAAATCGAGTTCGTCCACGAGCCCGTGGCCGTCCTTTTTACCGACGTGAGGCCCAGCGGAGCGGCCCAGTTCAAGGAGCGGCGCTGGGGGTGCGTGATGGAGATGCTCGCGTTCGCGGCTCGGGGGTACACCGCCGTCTTCGACCGGAACACCACGGGATGCGTGGGCGGCCGGACGGGCCTCTGTTTCGGGGACGGCTACGAAAAGAGCCGCGACATCGCGCGGTTCCTGTCCACGGGGGGCGGGAAGAGGGGGGGCGGAGGGCTTCGCTTCATCAAGAGCCCCGCCCTGGCCAAGGAGTTCTTGGCGGGGCTGCCCATCGAAGACATCCCCGAGACCTTCGTCGTGTTCAAGGCCCTGTCCAAGGTGGACGGGCGGAGGGAGAGGCCGCGCGTGGTCGTCTTTCTGGCCAATCCGGATCAGGTGGCGGCCCTCACCACCCTGGCGAATTACGACCGGCCGGGAGGGGACGCCGTTGTGGTTCCCTTCGCCTCCGGATGCCAGTCCATCTGCCTCCTGCCCTTCCACGAATCGAAGGGGAAGGCGCCCCGGGCCGTCCTGGGGGGGATGGACCTCTCGGCCCGTCCCCACCTGGATCCGGGACTGTTCACCTTCGCCGTGCCCGCCCCCCTGTTCCGGAGGATGGAAGCGAACGTCTCCGGGAGCTTCCTCGAACAGGACCTCTGGAAGAGGCTCAGGAAACGAGGCGAAAGGCGGGCACGGTAA
- the ftsZ gene encoding cell division protein FtsZ, whose protein sequence is MDQDVGLNFTMVEDPAPKGVRRVRIKVVGVGGAGGNAVNRMIRAGLSGVEFVAVNTDFQDLEKSLAPTRVAIGQKLTQGLGTGGFPERGEKAAIEDTDLLVEHLQGADLIFITAGMGGGTGTGAAPVLARLAQESGALTVAVVTRPFSMEGKVREKNALYGLDQLREAAATLIVIPNDNLLLNLPEDVSDDEAFEAADDVLRQGVQGITDLITRPGKINLDFEDARTVLSAGGRAVMGMGQALGADRAVAAASKAANNPLLEDASIQGARAILINFTGGNRIALKEMKEACDLVLEKAHPEANLLFGTSMDETLGDELRVTVVAAAFDDAEVKAPRKPLLAAVQAPAAQVAEAPPANAFGSVPGVDSALPAAAPSGFLRGFGKRGLFVNPNETPITPGSPMERDYEEYQTPTFIRKSRE, encoded by the coding sequence ATGGATCAGGACGTGGGACTGAACTTCACCATGGTGGAGGACCCGGCGCCGAAGGGCGTGAGGCGGGTGCGGATCAAGGTCGTCGGCGTGGGCGGCGCGGGTGGAAACGCCGTCAACCGGATGATCCGGGCGGGCCTCTCGGGCGTGGAATTCGTGGCCGTCAACACGGACTTTCAGGACCTCGAGAAGTCCCTGGCGCCCACCCGGGTGGCCATCGGCCAGAAGCTCACCCAGGGACTGGGCACGGGCGGGTTTCCGGAGCGGGGCGAAAAGGCCGCCATCGAGGACACGGACCTCCTGGTGGAGCACCTCCAGGGGGCGGACCTCATCTTCATCACCGCCGGGATGGGCGGTGGAACCGGCACGGGAGCCGCCCCCGTTCTCGCCCGGCTCGCCCAGGAATCGGGAGCCTTGACCGTGGCCGTGGTGACCCGCCCCTTCTCCATGGAGGGAAAGGTCCGCGAGAAGAACGCCCTCTACGGCCTGGACCAGCTGAGGGAGGCGGCGGCCACCCTCATCGTCATCCCCAACGACAACCTTCTCCTCAACCTCCCCGAAGACGTGAGCGACGACGAGGCCTTCGAGGCGGCGGACGACGTCCTCCGCCAGGGCGTCCAGGGCATCACGGACCTCATCACCCGTCCGGGCAAGATCAACCTCGACTTCGAGGACGCCCGGACGGTCCTCTCCGCGGGAGGCCGGGCCGTCATGGGCATGGGCCAGGCGCTTGGCGCGGACCGCGCGGTGGCCGCCGCCTCCAAGGCCGCCAACAACCCCCTCCTGGAGGACGCATCCATCCAGGGCGCGCGGGCCATCCTGATCAACTTCACGGGAGGCAACCGGATCGCTTTGAAAGAGATGAAGGAGGCCTGCGACCTCGTCCTCGAGAAGGCCCACCCCGAGGCCAATCTCCTCTTCGGGACAAGCATGGACGAGACCCTGGGCGACGAACTCCGCGTGACGGTGGTGGCCGCGGCCTTCGACGACGCCGAGGTGAAGGCGCCGCGCAAGCCCTTGCTCGCCGCCGTCCAGGCCCCCGCGGCCCAGGTCGCGGAGGCGCCTCCGGCCAACGCCTTCGGGTCCGTACCGGGCGTGGATTCCGCCCTCCCTGCGGCGGCCCCTTCGGGGTTTCTGAGGGGCTTCGGCAAGAGGGGGCTTTTCGTCAACCCCAACGAGACACCGATCACGCCCGGCTCCCCCATGGAGCGGGACTACGAGGAGTATCAGACCCCGACCTTCATCCGGAAAAGCCGGGAATAG
- a CDS encoding FtsQ-type POTRA domain-containing protein produces MISPESVVRSLLRARRRERPAVTTLQRRERRRTARRVLLSVLAVACLSGLAALAGTGWNLLREDSAFAVRHIQVVGLNRHAPADLLDALRLLRGKNLVSLSPQDVAARLSRFAWLKGFLCRKHLPNTLIVEVEEREALCTLSTPQGNYEIDGAGFAWKAPPGAGGHFALGPGLSPSDPAVQSAVSDLLRLGLVGRVTALSAAPGEPGLLLSAEGGWTLVADPENLAGQWDRFQRARAWADRFAKDRKTVDLRWSGRVVLREPEVPPEEDPPAPPGEGGPQHG; encoded by the coding sequence ATGATTTCCCCCGAATCCGTCGTGCGATCCCTCCTGAGGGCGCGCCGCCGGGAGCGTCCCGCCGTGACGACGCTGCAGCGGAGGGAGCGGCGCAGGACGGCTCGCCGAGTTCTCCTCTCGGTTCTCGCCGTCGCGTGTCTCTCCGGCCTCGCCGCCCTGGCCGGCACGGGTTGGAATCTGCTGAGGGAGGACAGCGCCTTCGCCGTGCGCCACATCCAGGTGGTGGGCCTCAATCGCCACGCCCCGGCGGATCTCCTCGATGCGCTTCGCCTCCTCAGGGGAAAGAACCTCGTGAGCCTCTCGCCCCAGGACGTGGCCGCCAGGCTCTCACGGTTTGCGTGGCTCAAGGGGTTCCTTTGCCGCAAGCACCTCCCCAACACCCTCATCGTGGAGGTGGAGGAGCGCGAGGCGCTCTGCACGCTTTCCACTCCACAGGGGAATTACGAGATCGACGGGGCGGGGTTCGCCTGGAAGGCGCCGCCGGGGGCCGGAGGACATTTTGCCCTGGGTCCGGGTTTGTCCCCGTCGGACCCGGCCGTGCAGTCCGCCGTTTCGGACCTGCTCCGCCTGGGGCTCGTCGGGCGCGTGACCGCCCTTTCGGCGGCGCCGGGAGAGCCGGGTCTGCTCCTTTCTGCCGAGGGAGGTTGGACCCTCGTGGCCGACCCGGAGAACCTCGCCGGGCAGTGGGACCGATTCCAGCGGGCACGGGCGTGGGCGGACCGTTTCGCAAAAGACAGGAAGACCGTGGACCTCAGGTGGTCGGGACGGGTGGTCCTGAGGGAACCCGAGGTTCCGCCCGAGGAAGATCCGCCGGCACCGCCCGGAGAAGGAGGGCCCCAGCATGGCTAA
- a CDS encoding FAD-binding protein — MTLESLRAAARSWGAEWVEGAEIRTLLTLRIGGRALFLLRPGSWTAAASLLEVLEGEGLPYRVLGAGSNVLASDGDLPFGVVLLRRLGGSVRWSGEEAEADADVLLPALAAESVRRGLRGMEGMGGIPGTVGGAVIMNAGAFGCEMAPLIREVGLLEPGKGLVWHPASDFSFTYRRTDVAKRGIVAACRLRFEVGDKKDLQSAFDRNQALRAERQPKGVLTSGSVFMNPPGDFAGRILDELGFRGRRRGDAGFADKHANWLVNHGAARYEDAWGLCEEARRAALHAGYALEYEVEVWT, encoded by the coding sequence ATGACGCTTGAATCCCTCCGAGCCGCCGCACGGTCCTGGGGAGCCGAATGGGTCGAGGGGGCCGAGATCCGCACCCTCCTCACGCTCCGTATCGGAGGAAGGGCCCTCTTCCTCCTTCGCCCGGGATCCTGGACCGCCGCCGCGTCCCTCCTGGAGGTTCTGGAGGGTGAGGGGCTCCCCTACCGGGTCCTGGGCGCAGGAAGCAACGTCCTGGCCTCCGACGGCGACCTTCCCTTCGGAGTCGTTCTCCTTCGGCGCCTGGGCGGGTCCGTGCGCTGGTCGGGCGAGGAAGCCGAGGCCGACGCGGACGTCCTGCTCCCCGCCCTCGCGGCCGAATCGGTCCGCCGGGGTCTGCGGGGAATGGAAGGGATGGGCGGCATTCCCGGCACCGTTGGCGGCGCCGTGATCATGAACGCCGGCGCCTTCGGGTGCGAGATGGCCCCCCTGATTCGAGAAGTCGGGCTTCTGGAGCCGGGAAAGGGCCTCGTGTGGCATCCCGCCTCCGATTTTTCCTTCACCTACCGACGCACCGACGTGGCGAAGAGGGGCATCGTCGCGGCGTGCAGGCTTCGCTTCGAGGTTGGAGACAAGAAGGACCTCCAGTCCGCCTTCGACCGCAACCAGGCACTGAGGGCCGAGCGCCAGCCCAAGGGCGTTCTCACCTCGGGGTCGGTCTTCATGAACCCCCCGGGAGATTTCGCGGGCCGGATCCTGGACGAACTCGGGTTCCGGGGACGAAGAAGAGGGGACGCCGGCTTCGCCGACAAGCACGCCAACTGGCTCGTGAACCACGGGGCGGCCCGCTACGAGGACGCCTGGGGCCTCTGCGAGGAGGCCCGTCGGGCGGCCCTTCACGCGGGATACGCGCTCGAATACGAGGTGGAGGTGTGGACATGA
- the typA gene encoding translational GTPase TypA, with protein MRREEIRNVAIIAHVDHGKTTLVDAMLWQSGIFRKGQEVQERVMDSNDLEREKGITILAKNTSVTFRDVKINIVDTPGHADFGGEVERALTMVDGVLLLVDAAEGPLPQSRFVLRKALERQLPAVVVINKIDRQDARPAEVLNEIYDLFIDLDATEDQIGFPVVYTNARKGTATLDLAAPGSDLLPLFESILATVPAPECGDQEPLQGWITNVDYNDYVGRLGLCRVVRGSVRAGREYLLLQEGRQVRGKITALYTFSGLDRVEAAEVRSGDLCALAGFSDVGIGDTLCEPESPRILPRIRVDEPTLSMVFSANVSPFAGKEGRFVTARQIKNRLEKEALRNVSLRILIPDTGDQFEVMGRGELQLAILIETMRREGFELAVSRPKILTRLNPEGRVLEPMEIVQVDCPEAFMGGVTQLLGARRGRMIKLVNHGSGRIRMDWRMPSRGLIGLRTQFLTETRGLGILNHLFDGYDGWQGPIPGRLTGALVADRGGRATAYAIEHLESRGEFFIAPGTPVYEGMIVGEHSREKDLDVNIVKEKHLTNMRASTADEAARLVPPRILNLEQCLEFLGDDELLEVTPDSLRLRKKALKQNDRYRERPR; from the coding sequence GTGCGCCGCGAAGAGATTCGAAACGTGGCCATCATCGCTCACGTGGACCACGGAAAAACCACGCTCGTGGATGCCATGCTCTGGCAGTCCGGGATCTTCCGGAAGGGCCAGGAGGTCCAGGAGCGCGTCATGGACAGCAACGACCTGGAGCGCGAAAAGGGCATCACGATCCTGGCCAAGAACACCTCCGTCACGTTCCGGGACGTGAAGATCAACATCGTGGACACGCCCGGCCACGCGGATTTCGGAGGGGAGGTGGAGCGGGCCCTGACCATGGTGGACGGCGTGCTCCTCCTGGTGGACGCGGCGGAGGGCCCCCTGCCCCAGAGCCGGTTCGTCCTCCGCAAGGCCCTGGAGCGCCAGCTACCCGCGGTGGTCGTGATCAACAAGATCGACCGTCAGGACGCCCGTCCGGCCGAAGTCCTCAACGAAATCTACGATCTCTTCATCGACCTGGACGCCACCGAGGACCAGATCGGCTTTCCCGTTGTGTACACCAACGCCCGGAAGGGGACGGCCACCCTCGACCTCGCCGCCCCCGGCTCGGACCTCCTGCCGCTCTTCGAGTCCATTCTGGCGACCGTCCCCGCCCCCGAGTGCGGGGACCAGGAGCCCCTTCAGGGCTGGATCACCAACGTGGACTACAACGATTACGTGGGACGCCTGGGCCTCTGCCGGGTGGTGCGCGGGTCGGTGCGGGCGGGGCGCGAGTACCTGCTCCTCCAGGAGGGACGGCAGGTCCGGGGGAAGATCACGGCCCTGTACACCTTCTCGGGCCTGGACCGGGTCGAGGCGGCCGAGGTGCGCTCGGGCGACCTTTGCGCCCTGGCGGGCTTCTCGGACGTGGGCATCGGGGACACCCTCTGCGAGCCCGAGTCCCCGCGGATCCTCCCCCGCATCCGCGTGGACGAGCCGACCCTTTCCATGGTCTTCTCCGCGAACGTGTCTCCCTTCGCGGGCAAGGAGGGCCGGTTCGTCACCGCCCGTCAGATCAAGAACCGCCTGGAAAAGGAGGCCTTGAGGAACGTGAGCCTCCGGATTCTCATCCCGGACACCGGGGACCAGTTCGAGGTCATGGGCCGCGGCGAACTCCAGCTCGCCATTCTCATCGAAACCATGCGCCGAGAGGGTTTCGAGCTGGCGGTGAGCCGTCCCAAGATCCTCACGAGGCTGAACCCGGAGGGACGCGTCCTCGAACCCATGGAGATCGTCCAGGTGGACTGCCCCGAGGCCTTCATGGGCGGTGTGACCCAGCTCCTGGGGGCCCGGAGGGGCCGGATGATCAAATTGGTCAACCACGGGTCCGGCCGCATCCGAATGGACTGGCGCATGCCCAGCCGGGGGCTCATCGGCCTGCGCACGCAGTTCCTGACGGAGACCCGGGGGCTGGGAATCCTCAATCACCTCTTCGACGGTTACGACGGCTGGCAGGGACCCATCCCCGGGCGGCTCACGGGGGCTCTGGTGGCCGACCGGGGGGGGCGCGCCACGGCCTACGCCATCGAGCATCTCGAGAGCCGGGGGGAGTTCTTCATCGCCCCCGGAACGCCCGTGTACGAGGGCATGATCGTGGGCGAACACAGCCGGGAGAAGGACCTCGACGTGAACATCGTCAAGGAGAAGCACCTCACCAACATGAGGGCCTCCACGGCGGACGAAGCGGCCCGGCTCGTGCCTCCGAGAATTCTGAACCTGGAGCAGTGCCTGGAGTTCCTGGGGGACGACGAGCTGCTCGAAGTGACCCCCGATTCCCTCCGCCTTCGCAAGAAGGCCCTCAAACAGAACGATCGGTACCGGGAGCGGCCGCGCTGA
- the ftsA gene encoding cell division protein FtsA, with the protein MAKDTPHVVGIDIGTSKVATVIGKVQENGALEITGIGKADARGMRRGVIANLNEAAECLKASVEEAELMAGCSIDRAYVGVGGCNVRGFNSRGVVAVTNRERLVGREDIQRVLEGARTISFPQDQQIFHTFPQEFIVDNQDGISQPLGMTGSRLEANVHIITGPVTCLQNLTTVVNRCGISVAEPVLSLMADSQSVLTPDEREIGVGLINVGHGTTGIAVYEKGAIWHTKVIPLGGEHFTNDIAVGLKTGILDAEILKKKYGCALTSLIEEDDMIEVPSVAGKKSAMVPRSRLAEILQGRAEELFQLLFEEIRSVGLEKTINAGLVLTGGGASLQGLPEVAEGIFDHQVRVGEPMGVQGLTNIVSTPIFATSVGLAVYGAKAEAQDGKGAKKGGIFRRIFSSLKDTF; encoded by the coding sequence ATGGCTAAGGACACCCCCCACGTGGTGGGAATCGATATCGGCACCTCCAAGGTGGCCACGGTCATCGGTAAGGTACAGGAGAACGGCGCGCTCGAAATCACCGGGATCGGGAAAGCGGACGCGCGCGGCATGCGGCGGGGCGTCATCGCCAACCTGAACGAGGCGGCGGAGTGCCTCAAGGCCTCGGTGGAGGAGGCCGAACTCATGGCAGGCTGCTCCATCGACCGGGCCTACGTCGGCGTCGGCGGGTGCAACGTGCGCGGATTCAACAGCCGGGGCGTGGTGGCCGTCACCAACCGCGAACGCCTGGTGGGCCGCGAGGACATCCAGAGGGTTCTGGAGGGGGCGAGGACCATCAGTTTTCCCCAGGACCAGCAGATCTTCCACACCTTCCCCCAGGAATTCATCGTGGACAACCAGGACGGAATCAGCCAGCCCCTGGGCATGACGGGCAGCCGCCTGGAGGCCAACGTCCACATCATCACCGGACCCGTGACCTGTCTGCAGAACCTGACGACGGTGGTCAACCGGTGCGGGATCAGCGTGGCCGAACCCGTCCTCTCCCTCATGGCCGATTCCCAGTCGGTGCTCACCCCGGACGAGCGGGAGATCGGCGTGGGGCTCATCAACGTGGGCCACGGCACCACGGGGATCGCCGTATACGAGAAGGGGGCCATCTGGCACACCAAAGTCATCCCGCTCGGGGGGGAGCACTTCACGAACGACATCGCCGTCGGGCTCAAGACGGGGATCCTGGACGCGGAGATCCTCAAGAAGAAGTACGGGTGCGCCCTCACGAGCCTCATCGAAGAGGACGACATGATCGAGGTCCCCTCCGTGGCCGGCAAGAAGAGCGCCATGGTTCCAAGGTCCCGGCTGGCGGAGATCCTCCAGGGGCGAGCCGAGGAGCTCTTCCAGCTCCTCTTCGAGGAGATCCGGAGCGTGGGTCTCGAGAAGACCATCAACGCGGGTCTCGTCCTCACGGGCGGGGGCGCGAGCCTGCAAGGGCTCCCCGAGGTGGCGGAGGGCATCTTCGACCACCAGGTCCGGGTCGGGGAACCCATGGGCGTTCAAGGGCTCACGAACATCGTCTCCACACCGATCTTCGCCACGTCCGTGGGGTTGGCCGTGTACGGGGCCAAGGCCGAGGCCCAGGACGGGAAGGGAGCGAAGAAGGGCGGAATCTTCCGGAGGATCTTCTCGTCGCTCAAGGACACCTTCTAG
- a CDS encoding PAS domain S-box protein produces the protein MIAHPSREGHILPWTWAAFAVLVVGLDLAVWFLIPDEGLQGRLALVLELVKSVAVTALLFYAAFRARPAGRPLHPAWTALGAAYLTYTIGDFFTSVLGTTLTTHGGISALMNAFYLAFFPLFLLGVLWLPKAPLRRIERWRLLLDMGIVTLAAGTVLWIVLIGPFAGRPETAPAALLLTLAYPLGDLALLWAAMTLLFRHGDPATSRVFRLLALSAAILIVTDVAYSYEILAGDRSLSNWLTLGYILSHLTAGLAAVLRIQTIESPARPDQPEVTRPPLVGASLVLAYGGLLAAWLATHKASGAHPSTLGSLAVLVMIGLAFLRQVLDIREMNRLNRRLEEARAALEDKVADRTSELARTNRDLAAEVDQRRRAEAALQASEERFRTLVQNSYDMITVHDATGRVIFESPSVARLLGFGPDGLLGRTPFEFVHPDDIPVAREAFQRVSNQTNTGIPTVYRFRHADGHYLHVETLGNNLLEHPAIRGIVLTSRDVTERTRAEEALLRRVKELTVLNSVATLAAEAMDEAKLIADATEVIRDGLFPDNCGVLLVEASRGVLVHTPSYHSRDPRVPLRPVPLGRGVTGKVAAAGMARRVDDTMKDPDYIAMDSAMRSEICVPLRVGTRILGVLDAESAQPAAFSERDLEILSTLAGLLATAIGRLRAASEVRESEDRFRRLSEAAFEGVCISEKGRLLDANQRMADMLGYSLPEVVGKDILEFIAPEHRSAAAVYLEGFSDSPAEFLSMRRDGSTFPVECRARPLPFQGRTVRVTAVRDITRRKESEARIQLQLRRLSALRAIDAAISSSLDLRSTLHLFLDHTISQLEVDAAAVLLLNPSSRTLEFAASRGFRTEALRHSHIPLGECFAGRAAIERKPIHVSDLKAAPESFARSPLLLSEEFRAYFAVPLIARGQVKGVLEVFHRTYLSPDREWQEFLETLAGQGAIAVENMSLFEGLQKSNLELSLAYDTTLEGWSKALELRDQETQGHTRRVAEMTLDLARALGIPEADLAHVRRGALLHDIGKMGIPDGILLKPGPLTDSEWEIMKRHVTYAQELLHPIEFLRPALDIPYGHHERWDGGGYPRGLKGEEIPLAARIFAVVDAWDALTSDRPYRKAWKPERVRAYLREESGVRFDPRVVEAFLKMERERPGASA, from the coding sequence TTGATCGCCCACCCTTCCAGAGAAGGGCATATCCTTCCCTGGACCTGGGCCGCCTTCGCGGTCCTCGTCGTCGGACTGGACCTCGCCGTCTGGTTTCTGATCCCGGACGAGGGCCTCCAGGGACGCCTGGCCCTGGTCCTCGAGCTCGTGAAGTCGGTGGCCGTCACGGCCCTCCTGTTCTACGCGGCCTTCCGGGCGCGTCCCGCCGGCCGCCCTCTCCATCCCGCCTGGACCGCCCTGGGGGCCGCTTACCTGACCTACACGATCGGGGACTTCTTCACCTCCGTCCTTGGCACGACCCTCACGACCCACGGGGGCATTTCGGCCCTGATGAACGCCTTCTACCTCGCGTTCTTCCCCCTCTTCCTGCTCGGCGTCCTCTGGCTCCCCAAGGCCCCCCTTCGCCGGATCGAACGGTGGCGCCTCCTTCTGGACATGGGGATCGTGACACTCGCCGCGGGGACGGTCCTCTGGATCGTCCTCATCGGCCCCTTCGCCGGCCGGCCGGAGACCGCGCCGGCGGCTCTCCTGCTCACCCTCGCCTACCCTCTCGGAGACCTGGCCCTGCTCTGGGCCGCCATGACGCTTCTCTTCCGCCACGGGGACCCGGCCACCAGCCGCGTCTTCCGGCTCCTGGCCCTGAGCGCCGCGATCCTCATCGTGACGGACGTGGCGTACAGCTACGAGATTCTCGCCGGAGACCGCTCCTTGAGCAATTGGCTGACCCTCGGGTACATCCTGAGCCACCTGACGGCGGGTCTCGCCGCCGTTCTGAGGATCCAGACCATCGAGTCCCCGGCCCGGCCCGACCAGCCGGAGGTGACCCGCCCTCCCCTCGTGGGCGCGTCCCTCGTCCTGGCCTACGGCGGGCTGCTGGCCGCGTGGCTGGCCACCCATAAAGCCTCCGGGGCCCACCCCTCGACGCTCGGCTCCCTGGCCGTCCTCGTCATGATCGGGCTGGCCTTCCTCCGGCAGGTGCTCGACATCCGCGAGATGAACCGCCTGAACCGCCGCCTCGAGGAGGCTCGAGCCGCCCTCGAAGACAAGGTCGCCGATCGGACCTCCGAACTGGCCAGAACGAACCGCGATCTGGCCGCGGAGGTGGACCAGCGGCGCAGAGCGGAAGCGGCCCTCCAGGCCAGCGAGGAGCGGTTTCGGACGCTCGTCCAGAATTCCTACGACATGATCACGGTCCACGACGCGACGGGAAGGGTGATCTTCGAAAGCCCGAGCGTGGCGCGCCTGCTTGGATTCGGACCGGACGGGCTTCTGGGACGGACCCCCTTCGAATTCGTACATCCGGACGACATCCCTGTCGCGCGGGAGGCCTTTCAGCGGGTTTCGAACCAGACCAACACGGGCATTCCCACGGTCTACCGCTTCCGCCACGCGGACGGCCATTACCTTCACGTGGAGACCCTCGGGAACAACCTCCTGGAGCACCCCGCCATCCGGGGCATCGTCCTCACGTCCCGCGACGTGACCGAGCGCACGAGGGCCGAGGAGGCCCTTCTCCGGAGGGTCAAGGAACTCACGGTCCTCAACTCCGTCGCCACCCTCGCGGCGGAGGCGATGGACGAGGCCAAGCTGATCGCGGACGCCACGGAGGTCATCCGCGACGGACTCTTTCCGGACAACTGCGGGGTGCTCTTGGTGGAGGCCTCCCGGGGTGTCCTGGTCCACACTCCGTCCTATCACTCCCGAGACCCGCGGGTTCCCCTCCGCCCGGTCCCTCTCGGGCGGGGAGTCACCGGAAAGGTGGCCGCGGCCGGAATGGCGCGCCGCGTGGATGACACCATGAAGGACCCGGACTACATCGCCATGGACTCGGCCATGCGGTCCGAGATCTGCGTCCCGCTCCGCGTCGGGACGAGGATCCTCGGGGTGCTCGATGCGGAAAGCGCCCAGCCGGCCGCCTTCAGCGAGCGGGATCTGGAAATCCTCTCCACCCTGGCGGGCCTCCTGGCCACGGCCATCGGACGGCTGAGAGCGGCGTCCGAAGTTCGGGAGAGCGAGGACCGCTTCCGCCGCCTCTCCGAGGCCGCCTTCGAGGGCGTATGCATCAGCGAGAAAGGCCGGCTCCTGGACGCGAACCAGCGCATGGCGGACATGCTGGGGTACAGCCTCCCGGAGGTGGTCGGGAAGGACATCCTCGAATTCATCGCCCCCGAGCACCGATCCGCCGCGGCGGTTTACCTGGAGGGCTTCTCCGACAGCCCCGCGGAGTTCCTGTCCATGAGGAGGGACGGAAGCACCTTCCCGGTGGAGTGCCGGGCCCGTCCCCTGCCCTTTCAGGGACGGACGGTCCGGGTCACGGCGGTACGGGACATCACCCGGCGCAAGGAGTCGGAGGCCAGGATTCAGCTCCAGCTCCGCCGGCTCTCCGCCCTTCGCGCCATCGACGCCGCCATTTCCTCCAGCCTGGACCTGCGCTCCACCCTCCACCTCTTCCTGGACCACACGATCTCCCAGCTCGAGGTGGACGCGGCGGCGGTCCTCCTCCTCAACCCCTCGTCTCGGACCCTCGAGTTCGCCGCCTCGCGCGGCTTCCGCACGGAGGCCCTCCGCCACAGCCACATCCCCCTCGGAGAGTGTTTCGCGGGGCGCGCCGCCATCGAGCGGAAGCCCATTCATGTGAGCGACCTCAAGGCCGCCCCCGAGAGCTTCGCGCGCTCCCCCCTTCTCCTCTCCGAAGAATTCCGCGCCTACTTCGCCGTCCCCCTGATCGCAAGGGGCCAGGTCAAAGGGGTGCTCGAGGTGTTCCACCGGACCTACCTGTCCCCGGACCGAGAGTGGCAGGAGTTCCTGGAAACCCTCGCCGGACAGGGAGCCATCGCGGTGGAGAACATGAGCCTCTTCGAAGGCCTCCAGAAGTCCAACCTGGAACTGTCCCTGGCCTACGACACGACCCTGGAGGGCTGGTCCAAGGCCCTGGAACTGCGCGACCAGGAGACCCAGGGCCACACCCGGCGGGTGGCCGAAATGACGCTCGACCTCGCGCGGGCCCTGGGCATCCCCGAGGCGGACCTGGCCCACGTCCGGCGCGGCGCCCTGCTCCACGACATCGGAAAGATGGGCATCCCGGACGGCATCCTCCTGAAGCCGGGCCCCCTCACCGATTCAGAATGGGAGATCATGAAGCGCCACGTGACCTACGCCCAGGAACTCCTGCACCCCATCGAGTTCCTTCGGCCCGCCCTCGACATCCCCTATGGGCACCACGAGCGTTGGGACGGAGGGGGATACCCCCGCGGACTCAAGGGAGAGGAGATTCCGCTGGCGGCGAGGATCTTCGCCGTGGTGGACGCCTGGGACGCCCTCACCTCGGACCGGCCCTACCGGAAGGCCTGGAAGCCCGAGAGGGTCCGCGCCTACCTGCGCGAGGAATCGGGCGTACGATTCGACCCCCGGGTCGTGGAGGCTTTCCTCAAGATGGAGCGTGAGAGGCCCGGGGCCTCCGCCTGA